ACTTTTAATTTCTCATATAACTAATAAAGGAAAAGGAGAAGCATTAAAAACAGGTTTTAAATATGCTATTGAAAAAAATTTTCCAGCAGTAATTACAATGGATGGTGATGGACAGCATCTTCCCGAAGAAACATTAAAATTTGTTGAAGAATATAGAAAAAAAACAAAGATTGGAATACTTATAGGCAAAAGAAGTATATTTTCTCAAAGTATGCCTTTAATAAGAAGAATTACAAATCTTTCAATGTCTTTTTTAATTTCCATTTTGTCTTTTCAGTGGATTCCTGATACTCAGTGCGGTTTTAGATTAATAAAAACAGATACACTCAAAAAAATTAAGTTATATACATCCCATTTTGAAACAGAATCAGAAATTTTAATTAAGGCAGGTTGTAAAGGGATAAGAATAAAATCGCTTCCCATAAAAACTATATACAGAAAAGAAAAAAGTAAAATTAGGCCAATCAGAGATACAGTAAGATTTTTTAAAATGTTTTTTTTAATATTTTTTACATCTTTTAAGAAATATGAAAAAAGATTTTGAAAATTTAAGAAGAGAAATGGTTGAAACTCAGATTGTTAAGAGAGGCATTAGCGATAAAAAAGTTATTGATGCTTTTTTAAAAGTTCCAAGAGAAGAATTTGTTCCTGAAAATATGAAGGAATATGCTTATGAAGATTCACCATTACCAATTGGAGAAGGACAGACAATAAGTCAACCATACATAGTTGCATTAATGTCAGAAGCATTAAAATTAAAAGAGAAAGATAAAGTTCTTGAAATTGGAACAGGAAGTGGTTATCAGGCAGCTATTCTTGCAGAAATTGGTTGTGAAGTATATTCGGTTGAAAGGATTGAAGCACTTGCAAAAAGGGCGGAAAAAACATTAAAAAAACTTGGTTATAATGTAAAGATAAAAGTTGGCGATGGAACACTTGGATGGGAAGAATTCAGTCCGTATGATAAAATTATTGTAACAGCCGCAAGTCCTGAAATTCCTGATACATTACTTGAACAACTCAGTGAAAAAGAAGGAAGATTAATTATCCCTGTGGGAGACAAGTATATTCAAGATTTAATACTTGTAGTAAAAACAAAAGATAAAATAGAAAAAATTAATTTAGGTGGCTGTCAATTTGTTCCTTTAATCGGAAATAAGGGATGGAACGAATGAAAGAAATTTTTATAACTCTTGGACTTGCGATGTTGCCGATTTCAGAATTAAGAGGCGCGATACCTTATGGTTTAAGTAAGTCACTTCCTTTTTTCAATGTATTTTTAATTTCAATTCTTGGAAATCTTTTACCTGTAATTCCACTATATTTTTTTCTAGAAAGAATATTAAAATTCCTTGAAAAATTCAATTACGGAAAAAAATTTAATACATGGTTAATAAATAGGACAAAAAGTAAATCCGAAATTATTGAAATTTATAAAACAATTGGACTTTTAATTTTTGTTGGAATTCCTCTGCCAATGACTGGTGCATGGACAGGAACAATTGCATCTGTAATTTTTCAATTAAAATTCAAAAATTTTTTAATAGGTATTATCGGAGGAGTTTTAATGGCGGGGATTATTGTTTCCTTTGTTACTCTTGGAGTTAAAAACTTTTTCACATTTTAGTTTAATTTTATATTCTTTAACTCCTCAATTTCAGATATTTTTTCAAAAAGTTCATTTACATTTTGGTTTGATTTATATCTGATTGTATATGTCAATTTGATTTTTGCTTTAACTTTATTTTTTTCTATTTCTGTTGAAAGTATTTTAAAACCGTAATTTTTCAATATTTTTTCTATTTTATCTTTTAATTCTCTCTTATCTTCTCCAATTATTGTAAGAGTACTATATGTATCAACTGGAACTTTTTTTTCAAAAATTTTTAAAAAGTAAAGTATTATTAACGAAATAAAAGTTAAAAAACAAGCCAGAATATACAGGTCAACCCCTACTGCAAGACCAACAGATGTTACAAACCATAAACATGCTGCAGTAGTTAAACCCCTTATTCTTTTACTGTCCTTTATAATTGCTCCTGCTCCAAGAAATCCCATTCCTGTTACCACTCCATAAGCAATCCTTGCAGGGTCAATTCTCAAAACAGAATTTTGAAAATTTGAAAAAATATAATAAACTTGAAAAGATGTGATTAAAATCGTAGTTGTACCCATTCCAACAAGAATCATCGTTCTTAAACCCGCTTCCCTTCCATGTTTTTCTCTTTCAAAACCAATAATTCCACTTAAAATACCAGAAATTACAACTTTTTTTATAAATTCAAGTTCATTCATATTTCTTCTCTCTTCTTTTCAGGAATAAAATACCATTTTTTAGAAAAATCGTAAACCTTTTTGTTAAAAAATATTTTTAGAAGTGAATTGACATTTTTTGAAAAATTTTTTATTATTATATCTATATTAACAAGAAAAAGTTTTTAAATTAATTGGGAAGGGAGGTGAAAAATGAGACAAAAAGGAGGGAAAAATGAGGAAATTCCAAACATTTGTTCCTCCAAACGGTGTTCATATAATTTTAGACCTTTATGAATGTTCCGATTTTAATATTCTTAACTCCCCTGAAAAAATAAAAAAAATCTTATTAAAAGCTGTAGAAAAATCTAAAGCAACTTTAATTGATGTTAAAATTCATAAATTTTCACCTGTGGGAGTCAGCGGGTTTGCTTTAATTTCAGAAAGCCATATAAGTATTCATACATGGCCTGAAAAAAAATATGCTGGAGTTGATATATACACCTGTGGAGAAAAAACATTTCCTGAAAAAGCGAGTAATTTATTTATTAAAGAATTAAAAAGCAAAAAACCATCTATTATAAAGATTGAAAGAGGAATATATGCAAAAAAATAGAAATATAATTATTGACTGGTATCATCCTTATGGTGTAGGAATTGCTTTTGAAATCAAAAAAAAGTTATTAGAAAAAAGAACAAAGTATCAGAAAATTGAGGTATATGAAACAAAGAATTTTGGTAAAGTTTTAATTATAGATAATTTAATTCAATCAGTTGAAAAGGGAGAAGAAAGTTATCATGAAATACTTGTTCATCCTGCAATGTTTTCCCATCCTGAACCAAAAAATGTTTTAATAATTGGTGGTGGAGAAGGTGCAACTTTAAGAGAAGTTTTGAAGCATCCAGTTAAAGAAGTAAAAATGGTTGATATAGATGAAGAAATGATTAAAATTGCAAAAAAATATTTAAAATTTGATAAAGGTGCTTTTGAAGATAAAAGAGCAGAAATCATAATAGAAGATGGTTTTAAATATATAAAAGAGAATAATAAAAAATATGATGTTATTATAGTTGATGCTACCGACCCTGGAGAAATACCATCCTGTCCATTATATACTGTTGAATTTTTTAAACTCTGTTATAAACATCTAAACAAAAATGGTATTTACGTAACTCAAGGTGGAACATCTATTTTTCTTCATCCGGAGAGAATAAAAACAGTTTATTCTGACTTAAAAAAAGTATTTAAAAATGTAAAAATTTATTCCTCACCTGTTTTTGGTCTTTTTCCAAATTGGATATTTATTATAGCAATTAAAGGTAATATAAAGATTGAAAAAAAACCAAACAAAAAAATAAAAGAAAATTTATTTTTCTATACTCCGGAATTACATCAATCTTTGTTTATCCTACCTTGTTTCTTAAACAAATTTAAATGATTACCTTTTTTCCCCAGTAATACAATCATTTTTTTCAATGTTTCTTCACTGATAAAATGTTCAATTTTACATGCATCATTTTCTGCTATACTATCAGAAACATTTAAAATTTTTGTTAAAAACTTCATTACTATCTTATGCTTATTTAATATCTTCGTTGCTTCTCTATCACCACTTTCTGTCAATTCAATATAACCGTATTTTTCCTGTTTTATGTATCCTTTATCTTTTAGAATATTCAATGCATTCACAACAGACGAT
This region of bacterium genomic DNA includes:
- a CDS encoding glycosyltransferase family 2 protein; amino-acid sequence: MIEDILVIIPAYNEEKAIGKILKELKKYFKNILVIDDGSIDRTKEIVQKEKVLLISHITNKGKGEALKTGFKYAIEKNFPAVITMDGDGQHLPEETLKFVEEYRKKTKIGILIGKRSIFSQSMPLIRRITNLSMSFLISILSFQWIPDTQCGFRLIKTDTLKKIKLYTSHFETESEILIKAGCKGIRIKSLPIKTIYRKEKSKIRPIRDTVRFFKMFFLIFFTSFKKYEKRF
- a CDS encoding protein-L-isoaspartate(D-aspartate) O-methyltransferase, with the protein product MKKDFENLRREMVETQIVKRGISDKKVIDAFLKVPREEFVPENMKEYAYEDSPLPIGEGQTISQPYIVALMSEALKLKEKDKVLEIGTGSGYQAAILAEIGCEVYSVERIEALAKRAEKTLKKLGYNVKIKVGDGTLGWEEFSPYDKIIVTAASPEIPDTLLEQLSEKEGRLIIPVGDKYIQDLILVVKTKDKIEKINLGGCQFVPLIGNKGWNE
- a CDS encoding small multi-drug export protein translates to MKEIFITLGLAMLPISELRGAIPYGLSKSLPFFNVFLISILGNLLPVIPLYFFLERILKFLEKFNYGKKFNTWLINRTKSKSEIIEIYKTIGLLIFVGIPLPMTGAWTGTIASVIFQLKFKNFLIGIIGGVLMAGIIVSFVTLGVKNFFTF
- a CDS encoding MgtC/SapB family protein gives rise to the protein MNELEFIKKVVISGILSGIIGFEREKHGREAGLRTMILVGMGTTTILITSFQVYYIFSNFQNSVLRIDPARIAYGVVTGMGFLGAGAIIKDSKRIRGLTTAACLWFVTSVGLAVGVDLYILACFLTFISLIILYFLKIFEKKVPVDTYSTLTIIGEDKRELKDKIEKILKNYGFKILSTEIEKNKVKAKIKLTYTIRYKSNQNVNELFEKISEIEELKNIKLN
- the speD gene encoding adenosylmethionine decarboxylase, producing MRKFQTFVPPNGVHIILDLYECSDFNILNSPEKIKKILLKAVEKSKATLIDVKIHKFSPVGVSGFALISESHISIHTWPEKKYAGVDIYTCGEKTFPEKASNLFIKELKSKKPSIIKIERGIYAKK
- the speE gene encoding polyamine aminopropyltransferase, giving the protein MQKNRNIIIDWYHPYGVGIAFEIKKKLLEKRTKYQKIEVYETKNFGKVLIIDNLIQSVEKGEESYHEILVHPAMFSHPEPKNVLIIGGGEGATLREVLKHPVKEVKMVDIDEEMIKIAKKYLKFDKGAFEDKRAEIIIEDGFKYIKENNKKYDVIIVDATDPGEIPSCPLYTVEFFKLCYKHLNKNGIYVTQGGTSIFLHPERIKTVYSDLKKVFKNVKIYSSPVFGLFPNWIFIIAIKGNIKIEKKPNKKIKENLFFYTPELHQSLFILPCFLNKFK
- a CDS encoding metal-dependent transcriptional regulator, with the translated sequence MLTKSLEDYLEAIKILTIDKKVTRVKEISELLDVKKSSVVNALNILKDKGYIKQEKYGYIELTESGDREATKILNKHKIVMKFLTKILNVSDSIAENDACKIEHFISEETLKKMIVLLGKKGNHLNLFKKQGRINKD